The Streptomyces sp. V4I8 genome includes the window GTCCCTCGCGCAACCTGGTGAGCGCTTACGAGGGGGTAGTGGACGCCCTCGATGATCTCGTCTACGTGTTTGAGTCCGAGCCCGCTGGCATATCACCTGAGACGGGTGAGATGTTGCGCGAAGCGGTCGCGAACTGGAAGGCCACCGCATCGATTTCTCGGCTGGTCGCTCTGCCGGCGCCGGACGACTCGCTCGTCGTCGTCGACGACCGGCCTGCCTGGCCCTCTCGTGAGGTGGTGCTTCAACCGGGTCTCGAGGCCGAGGCCTACCGTGCACTGGCCAAGGGCAAAACGCTTCCTGCACTCGGTTCCACGATGCGCTCGCTCGGGATTGCAGTGCGGGAAGGTCAGCTCGAAGAGCTCGTCGAGAATTGGACGGAGCTCGGCATCGTTTTTCATGAGGATTCCACCTATTTGGCGCTCGCGACAGGATTGCGTTGGTGACGAAGCAGACAGCAGAGCGGCGGTCGAACCGACGAAGGCTCTTCGCGCCAGTGAATCTCCACTCGATGCAGGGCAGGGAGAATCTCGTCACCCTGACCCGGTCGGGATACGCCGGGGTTCGACTGGCCGGTCACTTTGCCATGTCGGAGATGGGCGATCGCGAACTCGTCTCCTTGATCGCGCTGCTCCGCGACGCGCGCGGCGTTGGTTTGCGGGTTTCGTGGAGCGGCGACTGTGGCGCCCTCGAGGTCGGGTGCCTTCGCCACCTCGACCCGCCACGGCAGCCGGACGGCACCTTTGCGTGGTCGGCGCAGCAGGGAGAATCCCTTGTCGTTCGGCGCGGTCCGGCGTTCCTAGCCGTTGAGGACACACGCTACGGGGAGCGTCGCCGCGTCGATATCGACCGCTCGGAACCGGCGGCAGCCGTTCTTGACGAAAGCCGTTGGGGGCACACGATCACCCCCGTAGAAGCGGCCAGTCTGCACGCTCTTGAATTGCACGACCTCGTCTTTCGTTCCGGCGACCAATGTGTGGGTATTGCCGTAAGGCAAGGAGTCTGGTGTGTCTGAAGGCAACATTCTCTTCCGCAAGACACTCGATGAGCGGACCGTGTCGCGAGGGGCGGCGGATCCAGCCGCCACCGTCGTTCCGATGCGCATGGGATCGGCAGGAGTGGGACTGCTCGTCAACGATCACCGCGAAGCCACCCGCATCTTGTCCGACGTCGAAACCTACGGCAGTGCGGGCGAACTCATGGCGAGCGTTTTCGACGAGCCGGCCGAGTCGCATCCGGATTCGATGTCCGAGATGGTCTTCGCGGTCAACCAAACCGATGGGGAAGAGCATCGTCGCGTACGGCGCGCACTTCGGAGGGTCATCGATACTCGCGTGCGCGATGTCTCGGACCAACTGATTCAGGATGTCCAACACTCGATCGAGAGCGCGCTCGCCCTGGGAAGGCTCGACGCGGTCGCGTCGATCGGCGTGCCCATCGCCGACAGTGTCATGTCGCGATTGCTTGGACTTGACGAAAACCTCGTCTCGGCCCTGAGGACCGCGGTTTACCGGGGATACCCGGTGCGCGAACTTGACGCCACGCTCGTCGACTGGGTGCGCGACAGGCGTGCTCACCCCGCCGATGACCTCGTGTCGGACCTGATGGCGGAACTACCTTCTCTCGACGATCGACAGGTTGCGGCGAACACTCGACTGCTCGCGCTGTCGGGTGTCGAGGTGTTGGCGGCACTGATTACGAATGGAATCCTCTGCCTGGCGCAAGATCCGAGGACTCAGAGTCTCGTACGCGATGACGAGACGCTG containing:
- a CDS encoding DUF5825 family protein, which translates into the protein MTKQTAERRSNRRRLFAPVNLHSMQGRENLVTLTRSGYAGVRLAGHFAMSEMGDRELVSLIALLRDARGVGLRVSWSGDCGALEVGCLRHLDPPRQPDGTFAWSAQQGESLVVRRGPAFLAVEDTRYGERRRVDIDRSEPAAAVLDESRWGHTITPVEAASLHALELHDLVFRSGDQCVGIAVRQGVWCV
- a CDS encoding cytochrome P450 — its product is MSEGNILFRKTLDERTVSRGAADPAATVVPMRMGSAGVGLLVNDHREATRILSDVETYGSAGELMASVFDEPAESHPDSMSEMVFAVNQTDGEEHRRVRRALRRVIDTRVRDVSDQLIQDVQHSIESALALGRLDAVASIGVPIADSVMSRLLGLDENLVSALRTAVYRGYPVRELDATLVDWVRDRRAHPADDLVSDLMAELPSLDDRQVAANTRLLALSGVEVLAALITNGILCLAQDPRTQSLVRDDETLLPGLVHEVQRYASPIARGIYRMTKQPSVIGEYAVPAGTLLVIGVDVCNRDTSALPDAHRFDPTRGQDFEHLTFGRGRHSCLGIPVTRLIAAQALRTFLSGTTSFGLTVEPSELRFHDTGVMNGLVELPIWVECAN